The following proteins are co-located in the Pseudomonas cavernae genome:
- a CDS encoding glycerophosphodiester phosphodiesterase — protein MTQIYGHRGAKGEAPENTLSSFQKCLEHGVRRCELDLHLSRDGELMVIHDSSLKRTTGHRGKVVEHDAAELAQYDARLGGPGWPQPCPIPRLAELFEQCPFEHWQLEVKSASRERAARTVLAIQELVREYGITDRVTVTSSSREVLRALNELTPQLARGLVAEYAWLDPIKVAQSYGCHLLALNWTLCTPERLLRAQKQGLHVSVWTVNEPALMRRLADFGADSLITDFPGLASATLGNR, from the coding sequence GTGACACAGATCTACGGCCACCGCGGCGCCAAAGGCGAAGCCCCGGAAAACACCCTGAGCAGCTTCCAGAAATGCCTCGAGCACGGGGTTCGCCGCTGCGAACTGGACCTGCACCTGTCGCGTGACGGCGAGTTGATGGTGATTCACGACTCGAGCCTGAAGCGCACCACCGGCCATCGCGGCAAAGTCGTCGAACACGATGCTGCCGAACTGGCGCAATACGATGCCCGCCTAGGCGGCCCAGGCTGGCCGCAACCCTGCCCCATTCCACGCCTGGCCGAACTGTTCGAGCAATGTCCGTTCGAGCACTGGCAGCTGGAGGTCAAAAGCGCTTCGCGCGAGCGCGCGGCGCGCACCGTGCTGGCGATCCAAGAATTGGTCAGGGAATACGGGATAACCGATAGGGTCACCGTCACTTCCAGCTCGCGGGAGGTGTTGCGCGCCCTCAACGAGCTGACCCCGCAGCTGGCACGCGGCCTGGTGGCCGAATACGCTTGGCTCGACCCGATCAAGGTGGCGCAGAGCTATGGCTGCCACCTGCTGGCGCTGAACTGGACGCTGTGCACCCCCGAGCGCTTGCTCAGGGCACAAAAGCAGGGTTTGCACGTGTCAGTGTGGACGGTCAACGAGCCGGCGCTGATGCGCCGGCTCGCCGATTTCGGCGCGGATAGCCTGATTACAGACTTTCCCGGTTTGGCCAGCGCCACGCTCGGGAATCGCTGA
- the sthA gene encoding Si-specific NAD(P)(+) transhydrogenase: MAVYNYDVVVLGSGPAGEGAAMSAAKSGLKVAVVDSRREVGGNCTHLGTIPSKALRHSVRQIMQYNTNPLFRQIGEPRWFSFPDVLKSAEKVIAKQVSSRTGYYAHNRIDMFFGTGSFADEQTIEVVCPNGVVEKLVAKQVIIATGSRPYRPADVDFNHPRVYDSDTILSLTHTPRRLIIYGAGVIGSEYASIFSGLGVLVDLIDNRDQLLSFLDDEISDALSYHLRNQNVLIRHNEEYERIEGVDDGVILHLKSGKKIKADALLWCNGRTGNTDKLGLENIGIKVNSRGQIEVDHSYRTSISNIFAVGDVIGWPSLASAAYDQGRSAAGNIVENDSWRFVDDVPTGIYTIPEISSIGKNEKELTQAKIPYEVGKAFFKGMARAQISNEPVGMLKILFHRETLEVLGVHCFGYQASEIVHIGQAIMNQKGEANTIKYFVNTTFNYPTMAEAYRVAAFDGLNRLF; this comes from the coding sequence ATGGCGGTCTACAACTACGACGTAGTGGTGCTCGGTTCGGGTCCCGCGGGTGAAGGTGCGGCGATGAGCGCGGCGAAGAGCGGTCTTAAGGTGGCGGTTGTCGACAGCCGCCGCGAAGTGGGCGGCAACTGCACGCACCTCGGCACCATCCCGTCCAAGGCGCTGCGTCACTCGGTGCGGCAGATCATGCAGTACAACACCAACCCGCTGTTCCGCCAGATCGGCGAGCCGCGCTGGTTCTCCTTCCCGGACGTGCTGAAGAGCGCCGAGAAGGTGATTGCCAAGCAGGTCAGCTCGCGTACCGGCTACTACGCGCACAACCGCATCGACATGTTCTTCGGCACCGGCAGCTTCGCCGACGAGCAGACCATCGAGGTGGTCTGCCCGAACGGCGTGGTGGAGAAGCTGGTGGCCAAGCAGGTCATCATCGCCACCGGCTCGCGGCCCTATCGCCCGGCCGATGTCGACTTCAACCACCCGCGGGTCTACGACAGCGACACCATCCTCAGCCTGACCCACACGCCGCGCCGGTTGATCATCTACGGAGCCGGGGTGATCGGCAGTGAATACGCCTCGATCTTCAGCGGCCTCGGCGTGCTGGTCGACCTGATCGACAACCGCGACCAGCTCCTGAGCTTCCTCGACGACGAAATCTCCGATGCGCTCAGCTATCACCTGCGCAACCAGAACGTGCTGATCCGCCACAACGAGGAATACGAGCGCATCGAGGGCGTGGACGACGGCGTGATTCTGCACCTGAAGTCCGGCAAGAAGATCAAGGCCGACGCGCTGTTGTGGTGCAACGGGCGCACCGGCAACACCGACAAGCTGGGCCTGGAGAACATCGGGATCAAGGTCAACAGCCGCGGGCAGATCGAGGTGGACCACAGCTACCGCACCTCGATCTCCAACATCTTCGCGGTTGGCGATGTGATCGGCTGGCCGAGCCTGGCTAGTGCCGCCTATGACCAGGGCCGTTCGGCTGCCGGCAATATTGTCGAGAATGACAGCTGGCGCTTCGTCGATGACGTGCCGACCGGCATCTACACCATTCCGGAGATCAGCTCGATCGGCAAAAACGAGAAGGAGCTGACCCAGGCGAAGATCCCCTATGAAGTGGGCAAGGCATTCTTCAAGGGCATGGCACGGGCGCAGATTTCCAACGAGCCGGTGGGCATGCTGAAGATTCTGTTCCACCGCGAAACCCTGGAAGTGCTGGGTGTGCACTGCTTCGGCTACCAGGCCTCGGAGATCGTGCACATCGGTCAGGCGATCATGAACCAGAAGGGCGAGGCGAATACCATCAAGTACTTCGTCAATACCACCTTCAACTACCCGACCATGGCCGAAGCCTATCGGGTGGCGGCGTTCGATGGTCTCAACCGGCTTTTTTGA